One Pararhizobium sp. IMCC3301 DNA segment encodes these proteins:
- a CDS encoding EAL domain-containing protein: MRKDAQDILDAEMTSIGRTLIGAFDREAAAVINTISQSRLGEVEGCSPRFQSISRYVVGSLDHVQDIGFVASDGTLACSVLRPGQPIEGFLKPWSLDTPTLTLAVLEDARLERRPLVLVINNGLNQRYVVRFAPSVLPEDIGSTLIRPYLSYDALLTSGDRWIHVDNQIMYRHKVGAIARWAIDVRNLPERFSQTMSSKALPLVVTISVGSEVLPVIYDRLDNGAIQVGILGGLVILFLLLLIGWRSGRPEFEYSAVFDEGEFLAYYQPVVDMGNGNILGCEVLLRFRTREGKLVQPAAFIAYAETTGVIMKVTHDLMKRVAAELNELSKDFGQLKIGINLTGKHFEDMAVVDDIRAIFGKSNISFQQLVFELTERHPVQDFQVARMAISGMQELGASVALDDAGTGHGGFSYLQKLGLDVIKIDKMFVDSFSNDVTTMTIIDIIVELAKSLDMGIIAEGVENQHQVDSLRKLGISAAQGYFFSPPLPPEEYIDLVRRSVVAKNKFSVFENTRISPLHNYRPTEILYEVEAEVVQPIARAS; the protein is encoded by the coding sequence ATGCGCAAGGATGCTCAGGACATCCTGGACGCAGAAATGACGTCGATCGGCCGAACGCTTATCGGGGCATTTGACCGCGAGGCGGCGGCGGTTATCAATACCATATCCCAGTCACGGCTGGGAGAAGTTGAAGGATGCTCGCCGCGTTTCCAAAGTATCAGCCGCTACGTCGTTGGATCACTGGATCACGTACAGGATATCGGATTCGTTGCTTCCGACGGGACGCTGGCGTGTTCCGTGTTGCGGCCGGGTCAACCGATTGAAGGTTTCCTGAAGCCGTGGAGCCTGGATACGCCAACATTGACGCTCGCGGTTCTTGAGGATGCACGACTGGAACGCCGCCCGCTTGTGCTGGTGATCAATAATGGTTTGAACCAGCGCTATGTCGTCCGGTTCGCTCCGTCAGTTCTGCCGGAAGATATCGGCTCGACGCTTATCAGGCCCTACCTTTCCTACGACGCGCTGTTGACCAGCGGTGACCGCTGGATCCACGTCGACAATCAGATCATGTACCGGCATAAGGTGGGGGCGATTGCAAGGTGGGCCATCGATGTCCGGAACCTGCCGGAACGCTTCAGCCAGACCATGTCTTCCAAAGCGCTTCCTCTGGTGGTCACCATATCCGTCGGATCGGAGGTCCTGCCGGTAATCTATGACCGGCTCGACAATGGTGCCATTCAGGTCGGCATTCTCGGTGGGCTCGTCATTTTGTTCCTGCTGCTGCTGATCGGCTGGCGATCAGGCCGCCCGGAATTTGAATATAGCGCGGTGTTTGATGAGGGCGAATTTCTGGCCTACTATCAACCGGTTGTGGATATGGGAAATGGCAACATTCTGGGATGTGAAGTTCTGCTTCGGTTCAGAACCAGAGAGGGCAAGCTGGTTCAACCTGCAGCGTTCATTGCCTATGCCGAGACCACCGGTGTCATTATGAAAGTCACCCATGATCTGATGAAGCGGGTGGCGGCTGAACTGAATGAATTGTCGAAGGATTTCGGCCAACTGAAAATCGGCATCAATCTGACCGGCAAGCATTTTGAGGATATGGCTGTTGTCGATGACATTCGGGCAATATTCGGAAAGAGCAACATCTCGTTTCAGCAATTGGTGTTTGAATTGACCGAACGGCACCCTGTACAGGATTTCCAGGTGGCGCGCATGGCGATTTCCGGCATGCAGGAACTCGGTGCAAGCGTTGCACTGGATGATGCCGGCACTGGCCATGGTGGTTTTTCCTACCTGCAGAAACTGGGACTCGATGTCATCAAGATTGACAAGATGTTTGTCGACAGCTTCAGCAACGATGTCACCACAATGACGATCATTGATATCATCGTGGAACTGGCCAAGAGCCTGGATATGGGTATCATTGCCGAGGGTGTCGAGAACCAGCATCAGGTGGATTCACTGCGCAAGCTCGGGATTTCGGCGGCCCAGGGCTATTTCTTCTCGCCGCCACTTCCGCCGGAGGAATATATCGATCTGGTCAGAAGATCCGTCGTGGCGAAGAATAAGTTTTCCGTGTTTGAAAACACCCGGATTTCTCCGCTGCACAATTACAGGCCAACGGAAATTCTTTATGAAGTCGAAGCCGAAGTCGTCCAGCCGATAGCCAGAGCTTCTTAG
- a CDS encoding ATP-binding protein: MTIRNFTSVQVDEILAQHLTPSDVISDPVRLIGREKYLEQIRRALTSPGRHVFIFGERGVGKTSLAMTAGKANVCSIENFTYVPCGEQTTFFEVVQIIGNSAVALKQRIAASGGGWSAGAGVSIPGIAGANANFKQTDKSAVPLPTSWAEVYDVLRFVRSKRQGQIIIAIDEFDRVKHEEKTAFAELLKNVGTQVEDMRFIFCGIGANVNEILGEHLSTGRMFEPVEIDKLHHDMLWKIIEDASAPLHVQIDQGILLRIGIISDGFPHFVHLIGQCLIYAMLDDQAEVSQCQRVHFEIALKEALQKTEPSLKRIYSLATEKAKNQTEYEEALWALADRTATKRKLDDIEQSYRRIVGARYRLNCKHEQMDRYKLNQRLLTLRKDNHAKIVEGHGSGFYSFREGVVRGYVRLMAENNGVQLAAEITN, encoded by the coding sequence TTGACTATTCGCAACTTCACATCTGTTCAGGTGGACGAAATTCTTGCACAGCACTTGACACCATCGGACGTAATTAGCGATCCAGTGCGTTTGATTGGTCGAGAGAAATATTTAGAGCAGATCCGTCGCGCATTGACCTCACCAGGGCGACATGTCTTTATCTTCGGCGAGCGAGGGGTTGGAAAAACCTCGCTCGCCATGACTGCAGGCAAGGCGAATGTGTGCAGCATAGAAAATTTTACCTATGTACCCTGCGGTGAGCAAACCACTTTCTTTGAAGTGGTCCAAATTATTGGCAATAGCGCGGTTGCCTTGAAGCAGCGCATAGCCGCCAGTGGCGGCGGATGGAGCGCGGGCGCTGGGGTATCTATACCTGGCATTGCTGGTGCGAATGCCAATTTTAAGCAAACTGATAAATCTGCGGTGCCCCTGCCAACCAGTTGGGCGGAGGTCTATGATGTATTGCGTTTCGTGCGCAGCAAGCGCCAAGGCCAAATCATCATTGCTATCGATGAGTTTGACCGTGTTAAACATGAAGAGAAAACCGCTTTTGCTGAGTTGTTAAAAAATGTTGGGACGCAAGTCGAGGATATGCGATTTATTTTCTGCGGGATTGGCGCGAATGTGAATGAAATTCTCGGTGAGCACTTATCTACTGGCCGTATGTTTGAGCCAGTGGAGATCGACAAACTTCACCATGATATGTTGTGGAAAATAATTGAAGATGCAAGCGCTCCGCTGCACGTGCAAATTGACCAGGGAATTTTGCTACGGATCGGCATTATCAGTGATGGATTTCCGCATTTTGTCCATTTGATTGGTCAGTGCCTGATTTATGCGATGCTTGATGATCAGGCTGAAGTGAGCCAGTGCCAGCGTGTTCATTTTGAGATTGCTTTAAAAGAGGCACTACAAAAAACAGAACCGAGCTTGAAACGTATCTATTCATTGGCGACAGAAAAAGCAAAAAACCAAACGGAATATGAAGAAGCTCTATGGGCACTAGCTGATCGTACAGCAACCAAACGCAAGCTTGACGACATCGAGCAATCATATCGACGGATTGTGGGGGCCAGGTATCGATTGAATTGCAAGCATGAGCAAATGGACCGCTACAAGCTGAATCAGAGGCTGTTAACTCTAAGAAAAGACAACCACGCCAAAATTGTAGAGGGGCATGGGTCTGGCTTTTACAGCTTTCGAGAAGGTGTCGTGCGCGGGTATGTGCGTCTGATGGCAGAAAATAATGGAGTGCAGCTTGCTGCGGAAATAACGAACTAG
- a CDS encoding AMP nucleosidase — MTDLADMNWSDTLLMPEPFSALVTSDVDEAVNRLIEIYDRNSGFIQMHFKELLENGLPSGRVRACYPYARLTTTGYTRPDSRSSFGFVAGPGTYQTTLSRPDLFREYLKEQFTKLIANHGVGIEIGESDSPIPLHFAFPEGMHVEGGLSQRLDVQLREVFDVPDLAVTDDAIANGEYEVAPGEPMPLAAFPAQRVDYSLHRLAHYTATSPTHFQNFVLFTNYQFYIDEFCALAQTMMKSGEGEYECFVEPGNVMTLKGEDAPCKGEAPSRLPQMPAYHLCRKGHDGITMVNIGVGPSNAKTITDHIAVLRPAAWLMLGHCAGLRNSQRLGDYVLAHGYVREDHVLDADLPTWVPIPPLAEVQVALEQAVAEVTGLTGYELKSVMRTGTVATIDNRNWELRDHREPVQRFSQSRAIALDMESATIAANGFRFRVPYGTLLCVSDKPLHGELKLPGMASDFYKRQVAKHLQIGIRAVEKMREMPAESLHSRKLRSFAETAFQ, encoded by the coding sequence ATGACTGATCTTGCAGATATGAACTGGAGCGACACATTGCTGATGCCGGAGCCATTTTCGGCTCTGGTGACCAGTGATGTGGATGAAGCGGTCAACCGTCTGATCGAAATCTACGACCGCAATTCCGGCTTTATCCAGATGCATTTCAAGGAATTGCTGGAAAATGGACTGCCCAGCGGCCGGGTCCGTGCTTGTTATCCTTATGCCAGGTTGACGACGACCGGCTATACGCGCCCGGATTCACGATCATCATTCGGGTTTGTCGCCGGTCCTGGAACTTATCAGACCACGTTGAGCCGGCCGGATCTCTTCCGTGAATATCTGAAAGAGCAATTCACCAAACTGATTGCAAATCATGGGGTTGGCATTGAAATCGGTGAAAGTGATTCACCCATTCCACTGCATTTTGCTTTTCCTGAAGGGATGCATGTCGAAGGCGGGTTGTCGCAGCGCCTTGATGTCCAGTTGCGCGAGGTTTTCGATGTGCCTGATCTCGCGGTTACCGACGATGCGATTGCGAATGGAGAATATGAGGTGGCGCCGGGTGAACCGATGCCGCTGGCTGCGTTTCCGGCGCAGCGGGTGGATTATTCGCTGCACCGGCTGGCCCATTATACCGCTACCAGTCCGACTCATTTTCAAAACTTTGTGCTGTTCACCAACTACCAATTCTACATTGACGAATTTTGTGCGCTGGCGCAGACCATGATGAAAAGCGGTGAGGGCGAGTATGAGTGCTTTGTCGAGCCCGGCAATGTGATGACGCTGAAAGGCGAGGATGCGCCTTGCAAAGGTGAGGCGCCCAGCCGGCTGCCGCAGATGCCGGCCTATCATCTGTGCCGCAAGGGCCATGACGGTATCACCATGGTGAATATCGGTGTCGGGCCGTCGAACGCAAAAACCATCACCGATCACATTGCCGTTCTCAGACCGGCCGCCTGGCTGATGCTGGGACATTGTGCAGGTCTGCGCAATTCGCAAAGGCTGGGCGATTATGTTTTGGCTCATGGTTATGTGCGGGAGGATCACGTGCTGGATGCGGACTTACCGACCTGGGTTCCGATTCCTCCGCTGGCAGAAGTTCAGGTTGCCCTGGAACAAGCGGTTGCGGAAGTGACCGGCTTGACCGGCTATGAATTGAAGAGCGTCATGCGCACCGGAACAGTTGCCACCATCGACAACCGCAATTGGGAGCTGAGAGATCACAGGGAACCGGTACAGCGCTTCTCGCAGTCACGCGCGATTGCTCTGGATATGGAAAGCGCGACGATTGCTGCCAACGGATTCCGGTTCCGGGTGCCCTATGGAACGCTTCTTTGCGTGTCCGACAAGCCGCTGCACGGTGAATTGAAG
- a CDS encoding IS481 family transposase — protein MGQVLHGSATTTHAIRAAIQRSQASASDLSETYGVNPKTVLKWKKRTCVEDRKTGPKQPQSTVLSKIEEAAIVAFRRHTLLPLDDCLYALQPTIPYLTRSSLHRCLQRHGISRLPDVNGDKPAKKKFKRYPIGYFHVDIAELHTMEGKLHLYVAIDRTSKFAFVQLVDKANRRTASAFLEALVAAVPYKINIVLTDNGIQFTFPPRYKDGPTATYMTHMFDMRCQENGIQHRLTKIRHPWTNGQVERMNRTIKDATVKRYHYDDHSQLRDHLNDFINAYNYARRLKTLGGLTPYEYICKIWTNKPERFNLNPIHQMPGLDT, from the coding sequence ATGGGACAAGTTTTACACGGCAGCGCCACGACTACGCACGCTATCAGAGCAGCAATACAGCGATCGCAAGCTTCGGCCTCGGACTTGAGCGAGACCTATGGGGTCAACCCCAAGACGGTTTTGAAGTGGAAAAAGCGGACATGCGTTGAAGACCGTAAAACTGGTCCGAAGCAACCTCAGTCCACGGTTCTCAGTAAGATTGAGGAAGCCGCAATTGTTGCTTTTCGGCGACACACTCTCTTACCGCTGGATGATTGCCTTTATGCGCTTCAGCCGACCATTCCCTATCTGACACGCTCATCATTACACCGCTGTCTTCAACGTCATGGCATTAGCCGTTTGCCCGACGTGAACGGTGACAAACCCGCCAAGAAGAAGTTCAAGCGTTATCCCATTGGCTATTTCCACGTCGATATTGCCGAATTGCACACTATGGAGGGGAAACTACATCTGTATGTTGCCATTGATAGGACAAGCAAATTTGCATTTGTTCAACTCGTTGATAAAGCAAACAGGCGAACGGCATCAGCCTTCCTCGAAGCCCTCGTTGCAGCCGTTCCATACAAGATCAACATTGTTCTCACCGACAATGGCATCCAGTTCACTTTCCCACCGCGCTACAAAGATGGGCCAACGGCAACATACATGACGCACATGTTCGACATGCGTTGTCAGGAAAACGGAATTCAACACCGGCTCACAAAAATCAGACACCCTTGGACAAACGGCCAGGTTGAGCGGATGAACCGAACCATCAAAGACGCCACCGTCAAACGCTACCACTACGATGACCACAGCCAACTGCGCGACCATCTCAACGACTTCATCAATGCATACAATTACGCCCGAAGACTCAAAACCCTCGGTGGTCTCACACCATATGAATACATCTGCAAAATCTGGACAAACAAACCAGAAAGATTCAATCTAAATCCGATCCATCAAATGCCGGGACTAGACACCTAA
- a CDS encoding NADP-dependent malic enzyme, producing MADGDTSNDGKSANDDFEQNALFYHEFPRPGKLEIMATKPLGNQRDLALAYSPGVAAPCLAIERDPSLAFNYTARGNLVGVVSNGTAVLGLGAIGPLASKPVMEGKAVLFKKFAGIDVFDIEVDATGVERFVDVVSALEPTFGGINLEDIKAPECFQIERALREKMNIPVFHDDQHGTAIIVGAAVLNGVELAGKQLDEVKVVASGAGAAALACLNLLVSLGVRREHIWVTDIEGVVYEGREALMDEWKGTFAQQTALRTLDDVIEGADVFLGLSAGGVLKSSMVARMAAKPLIMALANPNPEIMPEAALAASPDAMICTGRSDYSNQVNNVLCFPYIFRGALDVGATTINEEMKHAAVRAIAALAREEPTEVVAQAYGGVSHTFGPQYLIPSPFDQRLIIRIAPAVAKAAMESGVATRPIDDMRAYVDRLSQFVFRSGLLMKPIFAAAQNTPTRIIYADGEDERILRAAQVLVEDGIAIPILIGRPAVMDSRAERFGLRFRPQRDCEIINPEDDPRYRDYVDLFFSKVGRKGVTSDAARTIVRTNTTVIAALALERGDADAMICGLEGRYDKHVRDIRNIIGLKAGADDYSSLSLLINARGGYFLTDTYVTENPTAEEIAEMTILAASHIRRFGIDPKAALLSHSNFGSRETATARKMRDALAVLRAMNVTFEVDGEMHGDAALSVAMRAKAMPDSPLQGEANLLVFPTLDAANIALNLLKSMTDALHVGPILLGCAKSAHIVTPSVTSRGIVNISALAAVEANSDTA from the coding sequence ATGGCTGATGGCGATACGTCGAATGATGGCAAATCTGCAAATGATGACTTTGAGCAGAATGCTCTGTTTTACCATGAATTTCCAAGGCCGGGAAAACTTGAGATCATGGCGACGAAACCGCTTGGAAACCAGCGCGATCTGGCGCTGGCCTATTCGCCCGGTGTGGCAGCTCCCTGTCTTGCCATTGAACGCGATCCATCGCTTGCCTTCAATTATACGGCGCGCGGTAATCTGGTCGGCGTGGTGTCAAACGGGACCGCAGTTCTGGGACTGGGTGCAATCGGTCCTCTTGCTTCCAAGCCGGTGATGGAAGGCAAGGCGGTGCTGTTCAAGAAATTTGCCGGCATCGATGTGTTTGATATCGAGGTGGATGCAACCGGCGTGGAGCGGTTCGTCGACGTGGTAAGCGCTCTTGAACCAACCTTTGGCGGTATCAATCTGGAAGATATAAAGGCGCCCGAATGCTTTCAGATCGAGCGCGCCCTGCGTGAAAAAATGAACATTCCGGTGTTTCATGATGACCAGCATGGCACTGCGATCATTGTTGGTGCTGCGGTCCTGAACGGCGTTGAGCTTGCCGGTAAGCAACTGGACGAGGTTAAAGTTGTCGCTTCTGGCGCCGGTGCTGCGGCGCTTGCATGCCTCAACTTGCTGGTCTCTCTTGGCGTGCGGCGCGAACACATCTGGGTGACGGACATTGAAGGCGTTGTCTATGAAGGCCGCGAGGCCCTGATGGATGAATGGAAGGGAACGTTCGCTCAGCAGACTGCCTTGCGCACACTGGACGATGTCATTGAAGGTGCAGATGTGTTTCTCGGCCTGTCAGCCGGCGGGGTTCTGAAATCCTCGATGGTGGCCAGAATGGCCGCGAAGCCCTTGATCATGGCTCTGGCCAACCCCAATCCGGAGATCATGCCTGAAGCTGCGTTGGCGGCATCTCCGGATGCAATGATCTGTACCGGCCGTTCCGACTATTCCAATCAGGTCAACAATGTCCTGTGTTTCCCCTATATTTTCCGGGGCGCACTTGATGTTGGCGCAACGACGATCAATGAGGAGATGAAACATGCCGCCGTGCGTGCCATTGCGGCGCTTGCGCGCGAGGAGCCGACTGAAGTTGTGGCACAGGCCTATGGCGGCGTATCGCACACATTCGGCCCGCAATATCTGATCCCGTCTCCGTTTGACCAACGGCTCATCATCCGGATTGCTCCGGCAGTAGCAAAAGCTGCCATGGAGTCAGGCGTTGCGACGCGGCCGATTGACGATATGCGCGCCTATGTGGACCGATTAAGCCAGTTTGTATTCAGATCCGGGCTGTTGATGAAGCCTATTTTTGCTGCTGCGCAGAATACGCCGACCCGAATTATCTATGCAGACGGCGAAGATGAACGGATTTTGCGGGCAGCTCAGGTGCTGGTGGAAGATGGCATCGCCATTCCCATTCTCATCGGCCGGCCAGCTGTCATGGACAGCCGGGCAGAGCGTTTCGGGCTGCGGTTCCGCCCGCAACGCGATTGCGAAATTATCAATCCCGAAGACGATCCGCGCTACCGCGATTATGTCGATCTGTTTTTCTCCAAGGTTGGCCGCAAAGGTGTGACCAGCGATGCTGCACGCACAATCGTTCGGACCAATACCACGGTGATCGCTGCACTGGCATTGGAACGCGGTGATGCCGATGCGATGATCTGTGGTCTGGAGGGGCGCTATGACAAGCATGTGCGGGACATACGCAACATTATCGGGCTGAAAGCCGGAGCGGATGATTATTCGAGCCTCAGTCTCCTCATCAACGCACGTGGTGGCTATTTCCTGACAGACACTTATGTGACGGAAAATCCGACCGCAGAAGAAATTGCGGAAATGACAATTCTGGCGGCCAGTCATATTCGGCGTTTTGGCATCGACCCAAAGGCGGCATTACTGTCGCACTCCAATTTCGGATCACGAGAAACGGCGACCGCCCGCAAAATGCGCGATGCGCTGGCGGTTTTGCGCGCAATGAACGTCACGTTTGAAGTGGATGGTGAAATGCATGGCGATGCCGCGCTGTCCGTAGCAATGCGGGCCAAGGCGATGCCTGACAGTCCCCTGCAGGGCGAAGCCAATCTTCTGGTGTTTCCAACACTTGATGCGGCAAATATCGCTCTGAATCTTCTGAAATCAATGACAGATGCGCTTCATGTCGGCCCGATTTTGCTTGGCTGCGCCAAGTCGGCCCATATTGTAACGCCTTCTGTAACCTCACGCGGAATTGTCAATATTTCAGCCCTTGCGGCCGTTGAAGCAAATTCCGATACGGCGTAA
- a CDS encoding EAL domain-containing protein, translating into MICIAVPFFLVSILHQAARERDISVAMVQLKTDLSNQVALVLEDAKSVLDTYSNTALAPCNTVSQELMRQVSYTSVYVKDLMVSDGSNNIICSVSEKRQTIRSRTAPQNLPDSAYQIEAVQVESGQLEALLVSRNIAENRKLSALVLSNALLSARKYSALLDDGYVMLSMEDGTDVGRWPNSTLSLPASDRLEHYRILESELTGLPFRMTVLVANTGLEALPVNHSVPVLIFGALMFGTAVFIGLWFLTQADGSAIGNVETAIKDGQLVASYQPIIDLRTGRYIGCEALVRLRRPDGTLAHPNTFIEEAEGSGLAVEMTVLLMQRVREDLEAFYSRHPSLKVSINLFSDHLNRPETIAEIKSVFAASNFRFEQLTFELTERLPMESSHKAKEIIAGLQALGCQVALDDVGTGHNGLKYLMELGVDIIKIDKLFIDGVSDSGFSKTIVEALIKLAGDMQILVVAEGIESVEQVAKLKELGVDMAQGYFYSRPLGPQAYKVFMEEAISRESTAGPKLDPDDRAPKFLKLVNANQHSNP; encoded by the coding sequence GTGATATGCATCGCGGTGCCGTTCTTTCTTGTCTCAATCCTGCATCAGGCGGCTCGCGAGCGGGACATTTCCGTTGCAATGGTGCAATTGAAAACGGACCTAAGTAATCAGGTCGCACTGGTTCTTGAAGACGCCAAATCGGTGCTGGATACTTACTCAAATACGGCGCTTGCGCCTTGCAACACTGTGTCGCAAGAGCTGATGCGGCAGGTGAGCTACACGAGTGTTTACGTCAAGGACCTGATGGTCAGTGACGGCAGTAACAATATCATTTGTTCTGTGTCCGAGAAGCGGCAGACCATCCGCAGCCGAACAGCTCCGCAAAACCTGCCAGACAGCGCCTATCAGATTGAAGCCGTCCAGGTTGAATCCGGGCAACTCGAAGCGTTGCTGGTTTCCCGGAATATTGCCGAGAACCGGAAACTGAGCGCGCTGGTTCTGTCAAATGCGCTCCTGTCGGCCAGAAAATACAGTGCGTTGCTGGATGATGGATATGTGATGTTGTCCATGGAAGATGGCACGGATGTGGGCCGTTGGCCGAATTCCACTTTATCACTGCCTGCTTCGGACCGGCTTGAGCACTATCGCATCCTGGAAAGCGAACTCACCGGGCTGCCGTTTCGGATGACCGTTCTGGTGGCCAACACCGGTCTCGAGGCCTTGCCTGTAAATCATTCGGTTCCGGTTCTGATTTTCGGCGCATTGATGTTTGGAACGGCTGTTTTCATCGGATTGTGGTTTCTGACACAAGCGGACGGCTCAGCCATCGGTAATGTGGAAACTGCAATCAAGGATGGTCAGCTTGTTGCCAGCTATCAACCGATAATTGATTTGCGGACCGGACGATATATCGGCTGCGAAGCGCTTGTCCGATTGCGCAGGCCCGATGGCACATTGGCTCACCCGAACACGTTTATTGAAGAAGCGGAGGGTTCCGGTCTGGCTGTTGAAATGACAGTGCTGCTGATGCAGCGCGTCCGAGAAGACCTGGAAGCGTTTTACAGCCGTCATCCCTCCCTGAAAGTCAGTATAAATCTGTTCAGCGATCACCTCAATCGACCGGAAACCATTGCAGAAATCAAGAGCGTTTTTGCTGCCTCAAATTTCCGATTTGAGCAATTGACCTTCGAATTGACCGAACGCCTGCCGATGGAATCGTCTCACAAGGCCAAGGAGATCATCGCCGGGCTACAGGCTCTGGGCTGTCAGGTTGCGCTGGATGATGTGGGGACAGGACATAACGGGCTGAAATATCTGATGGAGCTTGGAGTCGATATCATCAAGATCGACAAATTATTCATAGACGGTGTGTCGGATTCGGGTTTCTCGAAAACCATCGTCGAGGCATTGATTAAACTGGCCGGGGATATGCAGATCCTGGTCGTCGCCGAAGGTATCGAAAGCGTGGAACAGGTTGCCAAGCTGAAAGAATTGGGGGTCGATATGGCCCAGGGTTATTTCTACTCCCGTCCGCTTGGCCCGCAGGCATATAAGGTCTTTATGGAAGAGGCGATTTCAAGAGAAAGCACAGCTGGACCCAAGCTTGATCCGGATGACCGGGCACCGAAATTTCTGAAACTGGTCAACGCAAACCAGCACAGCAATCCCTGA